Genomic DNA from Desulfovibrio sp.:
AGGCAGTGGCGCAATCCCATTCTACATAGACAATTTTAAGGGTTTTGTTTTGCTTGCTGCTGGCAGCGGCCTGAGCAGGCCACGCCCACAAAACCATGATGGCAAGAACCATTATAAAAAGTCTGCGTGTCATTGCGTCCTCCCGTCTAGTTTTGTCCGGCGCATTTTTGCGCCAACGCACGAAAGAGGCGATCAAGTGTGATTGCCACGATAACAATTCCAAGCCCGGCTTCAAAGCCATTTCCTATCTGCAATCTCTGGATTGCTTTCCAGACTTCGCCGCCAAGACCGCGCGCGCCGATCATGGCGGCAATGACCGCCATGGAAAGTGCCAGCATGATCGTCTGGTTCACGCCTGCCACAATGGTGGGCATGGCAAGGGGCAGCTCAAGCTTGCGCAGGCGCTGCACACGCGTGAGGCCAAAGGCCTCGGCGCATTCCACAAGATCAGCAGGAATCTGCCGGATGCCCAGACAGGTTAGGCGAATGGCTGGCGGCACGGAAAAGACCACCGTTGCCACAACGGCGCTTACCTTGCCGATGCCGAAAAAGGGAATGGCGGGGATAAGATACACAAATGCGGGCATGGTCTGCATAACATCCAGCACGGGCATGATGATCTGCCTGCCCCAGCGCGACACAGCCGCCAGAATGCCGCAGGGAACCCCCAGCAACACGGAAAGCAAGGTTGCGGAAAGCACCAGGGCAAGCGTGCTCATGGTCGGTTCCCACAAGCCAAGATTCCACAGCAGGGCAAAGCCCAGCATGGAAAAGGCGGGCAGCTTGATGCTGCGCGTAGCCCACCAGCACACAAGGCCCAGCAGGAGGATGAAAAGCCAGGGCTGGGGCAGCATGAGCAGGTTTTCAAACCCGTCCAGCAGCGTGCCCATTGCCGCAGAACCAGCGCGGGTAAAATCCGAGCAGGTTTCCACCAGAAAATCTACGGAGGCGTCAATGCTTTCGGCCAGGGGGATTCTAGGCAGCATTTTGACCTCCCGCTTCCATGCCCTCCACCATTGCCGCCAGCAGCAGGCCGCGCACGATGACGCCCTGGAGCCTCTGTCGTTCGTCAACAACGGCCAGCGGATAAGGAAGTTCAGCCATGATGGGCATTACGTCTGAAATGGGTGTCGAGGGCGCGACGGTTGTTATGTCGCGCTGGGTGATGGCGGCAATGTCCGTCTTACCTTCGGCCACCATGCGCTCGGCATCGGCGGCATACAGAATGCCTGCAAATCGCCGCTGCCCATCAATGACAAAAAGGGAGCTTATGGAATGCGCGGCCATCTTGCGCAAAACGGAATGCGGCCCGTCAAGGCCCAGCACGGCCCAGTCTTCTGACCTTTTCATGATGCCGCCCGCCGTGAGTACATGGGTGACGTCGGCGGAGGCCACAAAACGGGCCACATGATTGTTGGCAGGCGATTGCAGTATCTGCTCCGGCGTGCCGGTCTGCACCACCGCGCCGTCCTGCAACAGCACTATGCGGTCGCCAAGCCGGAAGGCCTCGTTCAGATCATGGGTAATAAAAATGATTGTCTTGCGGATATCCTGCTGGAGCGTCAGGAGCTCCTCCTGCATTTCCTGGCGGATAAGCGGATCAAGCGCGCTGAAAGCCTCGTCCATCAACAGCACTTCCGGCTCCATTGCCAGGGCGCGGGCAAGGCCCACACGCTGTTTCATGCCGCCGGAAAGCTGCCGGGGATAGGCGTTTGCCCATTGGGAAAGGCCAACGCGCTCAAGCACCTCGCCGCTTTTTTTCAGGCGCAGAGCCTCGTCCATGCCCATGGCCTCAAGGCCGAAGGCCGCATTTTGCAGCACTGTGCGATGTGGAAAAAGGGCAAAATTCTGAAAAACCATGCCAAAGCAGCGTTGCCGCACGCGGCGCAGCTCGCGCAGTTTCATCTGCATGATGTCCTGATCATCCACCAGCACGGAACCAGCCGTGGGCATGATGAGGCCGTTAAGGCAACGCAGCAGTGTAGACTTGCCGCTGCCGGAAAGCCCCATGACCACAAGCAGCTCGCTCTCTGCAATATTGAGGGAAACATCACGCAAGGCAATGGTGGAGCGTGTCTGCCGCAAAATATCTTCGCGGGAACGCCCCTTGGATGCCAGTTGAAGGGCATGTTCCGGGTT
This window encodes:
- a CDS encoding glycine betaine/L-proline ABC transporter ATP-binding protein — its product is MAKISVKNLFKVFGPNPEHALQLASKGRSREDILRQTRSTIALRDVSLNIAESELLVVMGLSGSGKSTLLRCLNGLIMPTAGSVLVDDQDIMQMKLRELRRVRQRCFGMVFQNFALFPHRTVLQNAAFGLEAMGMDEALRLKKSGEVLERVGLSQWANAYPRQLSGGMKQRVGLARALAMEPEVLLMDEAFSALDPLIRQEMQEELLTLQQDIRKTIIFITHDLNEAFRLGDRIVLLQDGAVVQTGTPEQILQSPANNHVARFVASADVTHVLTAGGIMKRSEDWAVLGLDGPHSVLRKMAAHSISSLFVIDGQRRFAGILYAADAERMVAEGKTDIAAITQRDITTVAPSTPISDVMPIMAELPYPLAVVDERQRLQGVIVRGLLLAAMVEGMEAGGQNAA
- a CDS encoding proline/glycine betaine ABC transporter permease; amino-acid sequence: MLPRIPLAESIDASVDFLVETCSDFTRAGSAAMGTLLDGFENLLMLPQPWLFILLLGLVCWWATRSIKLPAFSMLGFALLWNLGLWEPTMSTLALVLSATLLSVLLGVPCGILAAVSRWGRQIIMPVLDVMQTMPAFVYLIPAIPFFGIGKVSAVVATVVFSVPPAIRLTCLGIRQIPADLVECAEAFGLTRVQRLRKLELPLAMPTIVAGVNQTIMLALSMAVIAAMIGARGLGGEVWKAIQRLQIGNGFEAGLGIVIVAITLDRLFRALAQKCAGQN